Proteins found in one Haloarcula litorea genomic segment:
- a CDS encoding cupin domain-containing protein, translating into MNDGEGGVNDAEPLVFEHGMDESGEKYVRMEVTLHPGTDTANDDLAHHPTLFDVPDRHVHPKQEERFEVVTGEYAIERDGTQHTLTPGDELVVPPGTPHTQRNPTDDPIRVAHEHRPPLDSPTVYESFYALAQTGQTDDDGMPGPLQTAVVVDEYPGHTYRPSPPVPVQKALFSVLAGVGRLAGYEATHTHDDVVTHG; encoded by the coding sequence ATGAACGACGGTGAGGGAGGCGTTAACGATGCTGAACCGCTGGTGTTCGAGCACGGAATGGACGAGTCGGGCGAGAAGTACGTCCGCATGGAGGTCACGCTCCACCCGGGAACGGATACGGCAAATGATGACCTCGCTCACCATCCAACGCTGTTCGACGTCCCCGACAGACACGTACACCCGAAACAGGAGGAGCGATTCGAGGTGGTCACGGGCGAGTACGCCATCGAGCGGGACGGCACACAGCATACGCTGACGCCGGGCGACGAACTCGTCGTCCCGCCGGGCACGCCACACACCCAGCGGAACCCGACAGACGACCCGATTCGTGTCGCCCACGAACACCGCCCGCCGCTGGACTCGCCGACAGTCTACGAGTCGTTCTACGCGCTAGCACAGACAGGGCAGACCGACGACGACGGGATGCCGGGACCCCTCCAGACCGCAGTGGTGGTCGACGAGTACCCCGGCCACACGTACAGACCCAGCCCGCCAGTCCCTGTCCAGAAGGCGCTTTTCAGCGTCCTCGCGGGCGTCGGTCGACTGGCCGGCTACGAGGCGACCCACACCCACGACGACGTGGTCACCCACGGCTAA